ACTGTTCATCAAGAAGCTGGGCAAAGAGCTGGTCATGCCACATATGAAGATCCGCATGGAGGGCACACCCACACTCCAAAACCATATATCATAGAAGCAATGGGAAGATGCGggatataaaaacaaaagcacaacccAACCATAAGACAAGGGCATGGCGAAGACGTGTGCAAATTGTCTAgctgccaaaaataaaatagccaaCAAGCTGCTGTTCCCAGTGCAAGAAGCCTGTGTGCAAGGAACACAAACGTACAGTGGTCATTTGTGATATCTGTGAGGAATTTTAAGGACTGAACTTACAACTTGTGCTCTGCTGATGTGATCACTCCTGTTCAATTTCACGCTGGTCAAATTCACAAGTTCATTATTAGTTATTTGCCTGATGTTTGCTAAAATTGCAAATAAACAAGTTTCATAGAATAAAAGTAGGATTGTTTGGCCTGAATCACATCTAAAATAAGtatttgaagaaaaatattattgtcatatacctttgtttatttttaaattgcactTGGATAAACGGGTCATTTTTTACCCATGTGTGTAAACTTCACGTAGTAGCACAAAAAGGATTTTTGTTCGTAAGATATGGCAGGAAAATTATGAATAATGATTTGTGGCAATCAAAAACAAGATTTTTCAAGAATACTTGGATTATTCAATTATAAAATACATAGATTTCAAAAGATGCAGGAAAGAAACACTCAGGCAGCATGAAATCACATTGAAAATTAATGTgggtcatttttgacccatgTTGTGCATTAGAAGAGGTGTGAAAATGTTGTGCATCAAAGGGTTAAATGATTGGATCGGAACCTTCTTCCAGCTGAGAATCTACTGCCCCCTATTGGCGGTTTTGCCAACAAGGAAAACGCATTTcatgttgtcatggcaacacaTGTTTGAAGCACTTCCTGATATCCGCAAACGACTTGTGAACCATGGTGAGTCAAAGTTTATCTCTAGTATGTCTTAAGAATTACAATGAGCTAGATGAATGTGCTGTATTAGCTTTAATGGTATTAAAGCAAAATGAGGTGTTTCGGCTAACATGCGAACTTTGTCCAGCCGCCTAAAAAGAAGAGTTCGGGTAAAACGTCAGCCAAGATCAAGTCTGCTGCACTCATAGATGGCCTCACCAAGGACGAGCTGTCCAAGGAGCAGGTGAGAATGCAAACTATTCTGCAATACATCATCTGAAAAGCTTTATCGTTACATCAACTTGACAACTTGGGTGAATACTGTTGGCAGTGCAGGCTGCCCTCTCATTTGGCTGAATAGTTTATTCAAATTCGGGAAATACTGtggctatattatttatatttggtCTGATTTGAGAGACAGTTAATCAACAACAATGCATTATGTGCGAAGGCAAAGCGGGTGTATGTAATAAAGCTGTGGTTAGCAAGTTACGTGACGTGAGAGTTGACGCTacgaaaataaaattgaattctgAATTCTAGATAATAGAGCACATTGTCAGCCTGCAAGAGGAGCTGGACAGAGAGCGGGAAGAAAGGAACTACTTCCAGCTGGAGCGAGATAAGATCTACTCTTTTTGGGATGTGACCAAGAAGCACTTGGAGGAAGCTGTGGCCCAACTCAGAAATGAAGAGAAGAAGATTGAGGAGGATGAGGGACGCCACCTTGTAGAGATTAAAGTAGGTAACTGCTAATCTTCATTACAGGTTGATGGAGAATCAGTCAAGGGTAgaagtcattattattattattattattattattattacattttattggAAACTTTCCACCTCTTTGCCACCCTACCCCACAGCAAAATGCACCCGCAAtaacttaaaatgaaaaattgcatctTTCTGTGACGCCAGGTGTATAAGCAGAAAATGAAGCACTTGCTGTGTGAGCACCACAACAACATCTCTGAACTGGAATCAGACCGTGTCACGACTGCTGAGGCGATGGAGAAAGAGCAAGCCCAGCTGGAGAGGGAGCTTCATAAGAAGACGTCGGCTATCAGGAATGACATGCACGAGTTCGACATCGAAAACCTCATCAGTGAACTGGAGCAGGTGAGGACAACAATGATTTATCTTTTAAAGCAATTATTATCAATTCAGTGGATGCTAATATGCTTCTCATTGAGCTAAACGTTTTACTTTGTTATCCCGAATGATCAGAAAATGATTGGTTTGAGATGCATTTGTCAACAGGAACACAGTAAAGAAGTGGCTAAAGCAAAGAAGAGCTGGGAGGATCGACTGGCAGGTAAACCTCTAATTCTCTAAAAGAGCTGATtgcaattgcattttttttttcctgtacagTGAATATCCGCTATTCGCaggggcttaaaaaaaaaaatctacaaataATTGACACCCCTCTGTAGTTGcgtatagatgccacaagatgacaACAAAGCACTTCAAATGGAGACAATAAAGCAGGCAGTTTCCAGATGGGagcttcacattttttttttttgcagattggTGTCATCAGACACCATATGCAGCAACAATTCCACACTGTGAAAACTAAGCACAAGTATCAGTTCAAAGATAAGGACAAATTATAGTGAAGCATACAACTGATCTTTAGAAGTCATCTTGTCCCACTTACCAAGTACTGTAATCTAAGATTCAAAatcttagttttctttttttgtgttgctttgATCCTTCATATACAAAATCTTGAGAGTTAGATCTTCTGTTTCCTTGCTTTATGTCCTAAATCTCCTATAACCCTAAAAACGAGTTTGCTGCTGAAGCTTTGTTACATTGAAGAGTGGCATCACTTTGACTGTTTACCTGGAGTACATGTAATTTACACTACTACTCCATCAAGTTCAGCCATTTGTATTTACAAAACATCAACAGCATGGTCGAGGTAACAGGGAGCTGGAGCAAGTCTCAGATCTCTCTGCACAAAAGGTGGACTATACCCCGAAGTGGGCAGTTAGTCGCAGGTTACAtatagagacaaacaaccatcacaCTATTTCTGAGTGGGACTTCGACTGCTACCTGCTCTGAAGTTTGGTCAAATGTACCACTACGCATTTAGTGTGAGCCCATGTTACATAAATGTTTGTATTCAGTAGTTAAATTATTCAAACACCAACCATCTTCACAAGAGGCTCATCAaatgtatgcgctagcattctAGCCTAAACACACTAGTACAAACTGACATGACATCACACCTACTAACAAATAAGGTCTttatatcaggggtgtcaaaattagtgtgttaattttgagttaaagttccTTTTCATGCCACAATTTCTTTTCAACTATCGATTAATGAcggccccttacttggaaagcctgtctGGGGGAATTACAGTCGCAACACAGCTGacatgttttgaaaaaaaatttgtggagattggggtcaagttgtattttacaattttaaaaatgtgcagaatttcacaagttacttaaatattagatataatataatatgaaagaaaaatgcactgagctgtcaccaacgtcttataaatgcaattatgccatctagtggtagaaaaatgaactaaacacaaattaatatcacatgcattttttacagtacagtacagctttttaattttaatcaactcagtTTTATGTATTATGAAAgtattgtatcaatgactaaaggatgcagccatatttattagtttaacattttttccccccacttttatgataacaagagtatgaaaacttggggaaaaaatgtacaGGTAAATGTAtactttattgtacatttaacagATATAAAATATGCGATTAATCATGTAactattaaaaattttaatcgcctgacacccctagtttatacACATGGTATCAAGTCATTAAAATCAAGTTTTGACATTTCCACACCACAACACACAAATTGTAATACAATGTAAAGTATCTATTAGTAGTCCCCATTAGTGGCAACATGGGGAGAGAAGCAGAACCATACTAACAAAACAGGACATCATAAACgacggaaaaaaacaaaacaaaaacaaaaaacaactcgctattaatgaaaattaatattATTCAGCGAACAACAATTCTAAGCACAttttcaaatactgtaaatatatatatatatatatatatatatgtgtgtgtgtgtgtgtgtgtgtgtgtgtgtgtgtgtgtgtgtaggggttAACTGGATGTCATTTTGTGCATACATTTGAGTAGAAACGGAGGCCCGCTACAAGGAAAGGCTGGAGCTATTGCAACAGGAGCTGGAAAACATGAGGAAAAAGGAAGTCCTCGAACAAGAAGATCAGTGGAACAGTCACATCAGCGCTCTGATCGAAGaccactatcaaatatttggtGACGCACTCGCGCTCCTCAATCAAACCATGGAACGAGATTTGCATCACAATGATTCATTGAAGGTAAGCACAATGATCTGACACCATTTCAAACTATTTCCTTCAATCAGATTTGAGGTCTCATAAAGTACTCCTGCGTAATTCAAGCGCTAGATCAAGAATACTAAGACAACCAAAATATGAGATGTCTGCTCTATTTCGACACCACTTTAACGGTCTTATTGTAGCGGTATTTGAAAAGGCTGATTTTTTGATTGATAGATTTTTTTGGATCCTGTGCAGGTGCTTGATGTAGTGGCCAAAAAGCGTCTcaagtcaggggtgtcaaattcatgttagctcaggggccatggaggaaaatatattatcaagtgggccgcattgggaaaataacagtatataacttaaaaacaattgtcgtcatttatacgcagattttcgtggaccagaccTAAATTACGGAACAAAACtgtgttccgaaaaataacatgaatgcaaatggaacgcggaaacactttgccggtatacgttccggacgtgttaaatcgacctgttttgcatatatattgttcccagaatgcattgcatggcccAGTTAATGATCTTATAagaacgttaatccttgtcatatctatttgtgttaccagtaattgaatttgtgttgtatttaacacgtttatgtcggtgtatgatgacaaaaaacaataataattaaacaaaccgcgGTTTAAGTtgcgtgtaaaataatgacatccaggacgacgattccccgtacaagttgcattgctcatctgaggactgcttgtgaaattacaaatctctttgttttgattgtggccggctgattaattagtccgacattacattttttttttttccccttacaaaatcatctcgcgggccagattaaacccatttgtgggcctgatccggcccgcgggccataaGTTTGACGCCCCTGGTCTCTCATTATTGGACTGTCTCTGTCTTTAATTCAGCATTAGTTCACaaatacacaaatggaaatatttCCAAAGAAATAATTAACCACCCACCTTTTAATCTTCGTGCTATTGTCTCCTAGAAACAAATAGAAGACTCAAAgaccaaacaaaaagaaaaggaaaagaatCTGAGTCGTATTTTACCGGAAAACAAGCGTCTCAATAAGCTTCTTCTTGACGTCCAGCAGAAAAGTGCTGAAGTTCAGAGAAAGATGAAGAACCCCATCCGGAAAGAGGTTCTTTTCTTCCATATTCTGCTTATTGTCTGTGGATATTTCATATTGTGTGCCTTTTATCAAGTAGCAACCAGCGGCTTGATTTTCAACAGGACGCCAATGAaaggagaaaagaaaaggagCTCAGTGATGAGAAACAAAAATTAGAGGAACTGAAGCAGAAACTCAGCGAGGTACAAATAATCAAAAGTAAAGTGCTGCATTCAGGACCCCTCTGATAATCCGCTCACATGGATGTGACTCTAGTTTCAGCGGGAACGAGACGAGCTGCGTGCCACCCTCGCTCAGGACGTTGAGCGTGCTCAGCGGGAAGAGGATGAAAAGAACGCCAAGCTGGAAGAGAAAGTGAAGGGCATGATGGACAGCTTGGCGACGACACAGGCTAAGCTCGCCGCTGTGATCTTGGCCTCTAACGTGGACCGAAATACACTCGATAGCGTCACACGCAGTGTCGAGGTACCCACTTTAATCTTTAAGGGCCTATGCAGCTATCAACACTTTCTTCCTTTGATACAGTGGCTTGCACGAGAATTCAGAATCTTTGTCAGTATATGATGCACAACGAAATTATATTAAATGTCATTAGTGCAAATAAATGCTGCAAGATTGCCTTTTTCAAGataacataaaatgtatgtgtgcgtgtgtgtatatcAAACAAGAGAGCCTGATATATTTAAAGCAACACACCACAGAAAATTATTTGTCATTAATTCGATTAGTCTTAGTATTTGCCTAAACATTAACAGtgcaaatattcaattcaattaattttttttaatttcattaaaaaaaaaaaaaaaaaaggggacagaaataagtgaaacttgtgatatctgcccctgatttaaaaaaacaaaacaaaaaaacatccatccatccatccatccatccatccatccatccatgatttcttgaccgcttattcctcacaagggtcgcggggggtgctggagcctatctcagcaggctatgggcagtaggcgggggacaccctggactggttgccagccaatcgcagggcacacagagacgaacaaccatccacactcacatcacacctcgggacaatttggagcgcccaattaacctgccatgcatgtctttggaatgtgggaggagaccggagtacccggagaagacccacgcgggaacggggagaacatgcaaactccacccaggaaggccagagcctggactcgaacccgagtcctcagaactgggaggcgcacgtgctaaccactagcctACCGTGCCGCCATGGCATCTCATTCCctgataaaaaagaaaagaaaaaaagttcaagtcaaatatcaaaataatgacAGTGCCATCTTGACTAGTTTGGTACAGGCTATctcatgttatagtaaggcactgtttatttttgatttattttctggTCAGTTTTGATCTAAAATTGCCATATGCCGTCGTCAAGTATTGCTATAATTTctcaggtttcatgtttttcctTTTGAGAAAGGTTAAAATAAGGCATTTGGACCAATGTGCTCATAACATATTCTATGAACACCCACTTTTCTAAACAGTATTCTGATCACCATATCTTTCGGTCTATAAATCGCTCTGGACTATAAATTGCggcagtcaaaaaaaaacatcataaagaagaaaaaaacttatAAGTCATATCGGAGTATAATTTATAAAGTATAAACTGAGATGAAGAACAGAAGAGCTTAGACCTGCACCCAAAATCAAAACGACATTTACAAATCGATGTGGCTATGTAAGACATTTACAGTATCATTATGCCTGATGTTATATTAATCTATCACATGAAATTccaataaattacatttatgtTTGTGCTTGTGACATGACAAATTGTAGAAAAGGCGGTACTATTAATACTTTGCCAAGCCATTGTAAATTGCTGATGAATTGATGATGGAATTTAAATCTGACTGAATAATTTTCGATATTCaataattttcatgttttttttttcctcttacaGGATATGATAGACTCCAGCAATAAATCCATCGAAGatttacaatacaaaatatcCCAGATTTCCAAGGTTACTTGGTCTTTTGCTAAAATGGTTatctgcaacaaaaaaaagtaatccaTGTTTTATATGTTTCCTGTATATTAAAACATACGTTCTTCTGGCAGGCCCGTCAGGATTTACTGCTGAGGTATGAGGCAAAGCAAAGAGATCTTGGCGTCCCTGTGGAGGAACCTTGTGTAACAGATTCTTCATTTAGGAATAAATATTGGGTGTATGACGAGCTTTAGATCAAATAGCCGAATCAGTGGCAGCTCCCACTTATTAGTCTGGTTTTGGTTGACTTAACTGAATTGAGTAGTATTGAAGTATCAAGTATTACCTTTGTCACATAtcacacaaacaaatatttttataaatgttGTTTAGTAGAACATAAGTCTATAATTCTGTTGTGTGGATGACTACTGTTTAATTCTACCTTCTGCCTTCTACTGGAAGAGGATTGAATTGTTCTGTCTGTCACTTTATATTACTGGCATAGATAggtgaataaatacattatttatagtTAATAAACACTTATTTCTAAACAAACAAAGTGTAATGTGATCATTTCGCAGCACACACTAATGTGCCGCAGGACAGTTGTTGGGAATCACTGGTCGAGATTAACCCGATTTTTCTTATTTCTTCTTAATAAACTACAAATAAGATGACGATGACAGTTTTTCAACAGCATCCAGCTTTCTAACTCTACAGAGACCGGTTGGCTTTTAGATGAAGCCTCATTTCACTTCTGTAGACGACACCACGCTTTAGTCAAATCATGTTTCCTGACtaatgcagccattttcaacagtcttGTCTTGGTTTTAATCTCCAAGGAAGTGATGCACGTCGGATGATGGCAGTCAGGGGTCCTTTGAAGATACGTCTATTAATAATGCGTCATAAATACAGTGATGGTTAGGTTGACATCGCTGGGACTTAAAACCTTGGAATGAACCCAAGTATTCCAATCTCAACATCTAGTACCAGTGGAGCGCCAGGCGGGGTGGATCC
Above is a genomic segment from Festucalex cinctus isolate MCC-2025b chromosome 4, RoL_Fcin_1.0, whole genome shotgun sequence containing:
- the drc4 gene encoding dynein regulatory complex subunit 4 isoform X2; amino-acid sequence: MPPKKKSSGKTSAKIKSAALIDGLTKDELSKEQIIEHIVSLQEELDREREERNYFQLERDKIYSFWDVTKKHLEEAVAQLRNEEKKIEEDEGRHLVEIKVYKQKMKHLLCEHHNNISELESDRVTTAEAMEKEQAQLERELHKKTSAIRNDMHEFDIENLISELEQEHSKEVAKAKKSWEDRLAETEARYKERLELLQQELENMRKKEVLEQEDQWNSHISALIEDHYQIFGDALALLNQTMERDLHHNDSLKKQIEDSKTKQKEKEKNLSRILPENKRLNKLLLDVQQKSAEVQRKMKNPIRKEDANERRKEKELSDEKQKLEELKQKLSEFQRERDELRATLAQDVERAQREEDEKNAKLEEKVKGMMDSLATTQAKLAAVILASNVDRNTLDSVTRSVEARQDLLLRYEAKQRDLGVPVEEPCVTDSSFRNKYWVYDEL
- the drc4 gene encoding dynein regulatory complex subunit 4 isoform X1 — translated: MPPKKKSSGKTSAKIKSAALIDGLTKDELSKEQIIEHIVSLQEELDREREERNYFQLERDKIYSFWDVTKKHLEEAVAQLRNEEKKIEEDEGRHLVEIKVYKQKMKHLLCEHHNNISELESDRVTTAEAMEKEQAQLERELHKKTSAIRNDMHEFDIENLISELEQEHSKEVAKAKKSWEDRLAETEARYKERLELLQQELENMRKKEVLEQEDQWNSHISALIEDHYQIFGDALALLNQTMERDLHHNDSLKKQIEDSKTKQKEKEKNLSRILPENKRLNKLLLDVQQKSAEVQRKMKNPIRKEDANERRKEKELSDEKQKLEELKQKLSEFQRERDELRATLAQDVERAQREEDEKNAKLEEKVKGMMDSLATTQAKLAAVILASNVDRNTLDSVTRSVEDMIDSSNKSIEDLQYKISQISKARQDLLLRYEAKQRDLGVPVEEPCVTDSSFRNKYWVYDEL